The Triticum dicoccoides isolate Atlit2015 ecotype Zavitan chromosome 6A, WEW_v2.0, whole genome shotgun sequence genome has a window encoding:
- the LOC119319155 gene encoding protein disulfide isomerase-like 1-4: MAAMLTPRSFLLLLLLATPFLLLPLAASAAVPTSNPDIDLEYLIKNAGLDDSTPSTPTDDPEDGAPDFPGLDADYDEDEDLFGDDDGSDESSQGPEVDEAHVLLLTAANFTAVLAARRHVMVEFYAPWCGHCRALAPHYAAAAAHLAEQGVDVALAKVDATEEHDLAQAHDVQGYPTLLFFIDGVPRDYSGERTKDAIVAWISKKLGPAVQNLTAVDEAEKVVTGDDVAVLAFLDHLSGAHSDELAAASRLEDTISFYQTTSPDVAKLFHIDPEAKRPSIVLLKKEEEKLTVFDGEFRASAIAEFVSANKIPLITTLTQETAPAIFDNPIKKQILLFAVAKESSKFLPIIKETAKSFKGKLLFVFVERDNEEVGEPVANYFGITGHETTVLAYTGNEDAKKFFFSGEISLDTIKEFAQDFLEDKLTPSYKSDPVPESNDEDVKVVVGKSLDQIVLDESKDVLLEVYAPWCGHCQSLEPIYNKLAKYLRGIDSLVIAKMDGTNNEHPRAKPDGFPTILFYPAGKKSFEPITFEGDRTVVEMYKFLKKHAAIPFKLKRPDSSAAQTDDSSSTAEGEKSSSSNPKDEL, translated from the exons ATGGCGGCGATGCTGACGCCCCGATCTTtcctgctgctgctcctcctcgccacccccttcctcctcctccccctcgccgcctccgccgcagtCCCCACCTCCAACCCGGACATCGACCTGGAGTACCTCATCAAGAACGCCGGCCTCGACGACTCCACCCCGTCCACCCCCACCGACGACCCCGAGGACGGCGCTCCGGACTTCCCCGGCCTCGACGCCGACTACGACGAAGACGAGGACCTCTTCGGCGACGACGACGGGTCAGATGAGTCCTCCCAGGGCCCCGAGGTGGACGAGGCCCACGTGCTCCTCCTCACCGCCGCCAACTTCACCGCCGTCCTCGCGGCCCGCCGCCACGTGATGGTCGAGTTCTACGCGCCCTGGTGCGGCCACTGCCGCGCGCTGGCCCCCCACTACGCCGCCGCCGCGGCGCACCTCGCCGAGCAGGGGGTCGACGTGGCGCTGGCCAAGGTGGACGCTACCGAGGAGCACGACCTGGCGCAGGCGCACGACGTGCAGGGCTACCCCACCCTCCTCTTCTTCATCGACGGCGTGCCCAGGGACTACTCCGGCGAGAGGACCAA GGACGCCATTGTCGCTTGGATCAGCAAGAAGCTGGGCCCGGCGGTGCAGAACCTCACCGCCGTCGACGAGGCCGAGAAGGTCGTCACCGGCGACGACGTGGCCGTGCTCGCATTCCTCGACCACCTCTCG GGTGCTCACAGTGATGAACTTGCTGCTGCTTCAAGGCTGGAAGATACCATCAGCTTTTATCAGACCACCAGCCCCGATGTAGCCAAGCTTTTCCACATTGACCCGGAAGCAAAGCGTCCATCCATAGTTCTGCTGAAGAAAGAGGAGGAGAAGTTGACCGTTTTTG ATGGCGAGTTCAGAGCGTCTGCGATTGCCGAGTTTGTGTCGGCCAACAAAATCCCATTGATCACCACCCTCACACAGGAGACCGCCCCTGCGATTTTCGATAATCCAATCAAGAagcaa ATTTTGCTTTTTGCTGTTGCGAAGGAGTCCTCAAAATTTCTGCCCATCATCAAGGAAACAGCAAAATCATTCAAGGGGAAG CTTTTATTTGTCTTTGTGGAGCGTGACAATGAGGAAGTTGGCGAACCTGTcgccaattactttggaatcactgGACATGAGACCACA GTTCTTGCTTACACTGGGAATGAAGATGCTAAGAAGTTCTTCTTCAGTGGTGAAATATCACTGGACACCATTAAG GAATTTGCTCAAGATTTCCTGGAGGACAAGCTCACACCATCCTACAAGTCTGACCCAGTACCTGAATCC AATGATGAGGACGTCAAAGTTGTTGTTGGCAAGAGTCTAGATCAAATAGTTCTGGATGAATCAAAAGATGTCCTTTTGGAG GTATATGCACCATGGTGTGGGCATTGTCAGTCACTGGAACCTATCTACAACAAGCTGGCCAAGTATCTCCGTGGCATCGACTCCCTTGTAATAGCCAAAATGGACGGCACTAACAATGAGCACCCTCGTGCCAAG CCCGATGGATTCCCCACGATACTCTTCTATCCAGCTGGGAAGAAAAGCTTTGAGCCT ATAACTTTCGAGGGGGACCGGACGgtggtggagatgtacaagttcctCAAGAAGCATGCCGCCATCCCATTCAAGCTGAAGCGCCCGGACTCGTCAGCGGCACAGACCGATGACTCAAGCTCGACGGCCGAGGGCGAGAAGAGCTCCAGTTCGAACCCGAAGGACGAGTTGTAG